The sequence ATTCACTTCGTCGGAAATGTTCGCTGAACTGCGTCTGCAAATCCAGGAACGCGGCGCGTCGGCCAACGTCACTGACGTCGTCAAGCTCGACGCCGAATTGATGGGTGTCGAAACCGTCGGTGGTGATTACCTGGCTAGCGTGAAGTTCTCCGGCATGATCAAGGAGTCCGAAAACGCACCGGCCGAGCCATTCGCCGAAGCCTGGAATCTGTCGAAGCCGACTTCCGGTCAGGGTGGCTGGATACTGGCGGGTATCCAGCAACTGTCTTAATGCAATTGGTTTAATTCGGTAGCGCCCGGACGGCAACATAAGAATCCGTTCGCAAACTGCTAAACTCAAACCGCCCGTGTATGGTCACGGGCGGTTTTTTTTATTGACGATGACACTCTCTCCTCTCCCCCTAGTTGCACCCGCCGCCATCAATCACTTGCTCGCGCCCGAGCAGTGGGCGCGTACCCGTCTGATGGCGCATGCCGGCAAGACCGCCTGCTTTGACCTCGGCCTGTTCGCGCTGGCCTTGCAGATCGAACCGGATGGCTATGTCAGCGCCGCTGCCGACGGAGTCACTGCCAGCGTGACGATCCGTATCAAGCCGGCCGACCTGCCGTTGATCCTGGCCAACCGCAGTCGCGCTTTTTCGTATGTGGTCATCGATGGCGATGCCGATCTGGCTAACACGATTTCACAACTGAGCCAGTCGCTGCATTGGGAGGCGGAAGCCGATCTGAGCCGCGTAGTCGGCGATCTCGCTGCGGTACGGCTGGTGGCCGGGGCGAAGTCGCTGATGCAAACCGTCAGCAGCACCCATCAAAAACTGGCCGAAACCACCGCCGAATATTTTCTGGAAGAGAACCCGATGTTGAAGCGCCCGCAAGCCGTCCGTGAATTTGCCACCGATGTCGCACGCCTGCGCGACGATGTCGAACGCATGGCCAAGCGCATCGCGCGCCTGAAAGGTCGCACGCAATGAGTTTCAAGTTCCTGCGTGTCCTCAAGATTGCCCGCGTCGCGATCAAGTACGGGCTCGACGACATTGCGATGTCCGGCCTGAAAATTCCACGTACTGCGAAGCTGATCGACACACTGATTTTCTGGCGTGATATTTCGGCGCCGCGCGGCGAACGGCTGCGCCGTGCACTCGAAGAACTCGGTCCGA comes from Actimicrobium sp. CCC2.4 and encodes:
- a CDS encoding ubiquinone biosynthesis accessory factor UbiJ, whose protein sequence is MTLSPLPLVAPAAINHLLAPEQWARTRLMAHAGKTACFDLGLFALALQIEPDGYVSAAADGVTASVTIRIKPADLPLILANRSRAFSYVVIDGDADLANTISQLSQSLHWEAEADLSRVVGDLAAVRLVAGAKSLMQTVSSTHQKLAETTAEYFLEENPMLKRPQAVREFATDVARLRDDVERMAKRIARLKGRTQ